From one Brachypodium distachyon strain Bd21 chromosome 4, Brachypodium_distachyon_v3.0, whole genome shotgun sequence genomic stretch:
- the LOC100830968 gene encoding myb-related protein 306: MGRPPCCDKVGVKKGPWTPEEDLVLVSYVQEHGPGNWRSVPASTGLARCSKSCRLRWTNYLRPGIRRGSFTPQEDAVIAHLQSLLGNRWAAIATYLPKRTDNDIKNYWNTHLKKRLQKQQAVGAIFAPPPTESAACSFSSPSSLSYASSVDNISRLLDGFMKASLPPPASSAPTTQSSQSVSDAKDKPGHAAVHFIDADEYPMFPAFHDDGCCISGSFASDQQQQVPLSSIEEWLFDEAVEPKMMDQLASSSDECYSLVPMLF; this comes from the exons ATGGGGAGGCCGCCGTGCTGTGACAAGGTGGGGGTGAAGAAGGGGCCATGGACGCCGGAGGAGGACCTCGTGCTGGTCTCCTACGTGCAGGAGCACGGGCCGGGCAACTGGCGGTCGGTGCCGGCGAGCACGGGGCTGGCCCGGTGCAGCAAGAGCTGCCGCCTCCGGTGGACCAACTACCTCCGCCCTGGCATCCGCCGCGGCAGCTTCACGCCCCAGGAGGACGCCGTCATCGCCCACCTCCAGTCCCTCCTCGGCAACAG GTGGGCGGCGATCGCGACGTACCTGCCGAAGAGGACGGACAACGACATCAAGAACTACTGGAACACGCACCTCAAGAAGAGGCTCCAGAAGCAGCAGGCCGTGGGCGCCATCttcgccccgccgccgaccgaATCCGCCGCCTGCTCCTTCTCCTCGCCTTCGTCGTTGTCCTATGCATCCAGCGTCGATAACATCTCCAGGCTGCTCGACGGCTTCATGAAGgcctccctgccgccgccagcctcctCGGCACCGACAACGCAATCATCACAGAGCGTCTCCGACGCCAAAGACAAGCCcggccacgccgccgtccATTTCATCGATGCCGATGAGTATCCTATGTTCCCCGCCTTCCACGACGATGGCTGCTGCATCTCCGGCAGCTTTGCCAgcgatcagcagcagcaggtgccACTGTCTTCGATCGAAGAGTGGCTGTTCGACGAGGCGGTGGAGCCCAAGATGATGGATCAGCTGGCGTCATCGTCCGACGAATGCTACTCCCTCGTGCCAATGCTgttctga